One stretch of Microvirga lotononidis DNA includes these proteins:
- the rlmN gene encoding 23S rRNA (adenine(2503)-C(2))-methyltransferase RlmN codes for MATVLDIAKRNPNAAPVAVSDAARAAGFIEKTAELSVAAGAAPGGASLVGLTRDQLKDSLSAIGVPERELKMRVAQLWHWIYFRGARDFAEMTNVGKELRAKLAAAYTLARPQVVSEQVSKDGTRKWLIRMPSTGPLDKGAEIECVYIPEVDRGTLCVSSQVGCTLTCSFCHTGTQRLVRNLTSAEIVAQLIVARDSIGDWPDATPPEGAFVPTDGGRFVSNIVFMGMGEPLYNIGDVIAAIDVMSDGEGLTLSRRRITVSTSGVVPQMERLGAEANTMLAISLHAVRDELRDELVPINRKYDIKQLLDACRAYPGLSNARRITFEYVMLKGVNDSDADARELVRLLKGIPAKINLIPFNPWPGSKYECSDWERIERFSEIVYRAGYASPVRTPRGRDILAACGQLKSETEKLRARARMMAEQGIGAEGVYAVGNGE; via the coding sequence ATGGCGACGGTGCTCGACATCGCCAAGCGCAACCCCAATGCGGCCCCCGTGGCCGTGAGCGATGCCGCGCGCGCGGCCGGGTTCATCGAAAAGACCGCGGAGCTGAGCGTGGCGGCCGGAGCCGCCCCCGGGGGCGCGTCGCTCGTCGGCTTGACGCGCGACCAGCTCAAGGATTCGCTCAGCGCCATCGGCGTGCCCGAGCGCGAGCTCAAGATGCGCGTCGCCCAGCTCTGGCACTGGATCTATTTTCGGGGCGCCCGGGATTTCGCCGAGATGACCAATGTGGGCAAGGAGCTGCGCGCCAAGCTGGCGGCCGCCTATACGCTCGCCCGCCCGCAGGTGGTCTCCGAGCAGGTCTCGAAGGACGGCACCCGCAAGTGGCTGATCCGCATGCCCTCGACGGGCCCGCTCGACAAGGGCGCCGAGATCGAGTGCGTGTACATTCCGGAAGTCGACCGGGGCACGCTCTGCGTGTCGAGCCAGGTCGGCTGCACGCTGACCTGCTCGTTCTGCCATACGGGCACCCAGCGCCTCGTGCGCAACCTGACCTCGGCCGAGATCGTGGCGCAGCTTATCGTGGCCCGCGATTCCATCGGCGACTGGCCCGACGCCACGCCGCCGGAAGGTGCCTTCGTTCCCACGGACGGCGGACGCTTCGTGTCCAACATCGTGTTCATGGGCATGGGCGAGCCGCTCTACAACATCGGCGACGTGATCGCCGCCATCGACGTCATGTCGGATGGCGAAGGCCTCACCCTGTCGCGCCGCCGCATCACGGTCTCCACCTCCGGCGTCGTGCCGCAGATGGAGCGTCTCGGCGCGGAAGCGAACACCATGCTGGCCATTTCGCTCCATGCGGTGCGGGACGAGCTGCGCGACGAGCTGGTGCCGATCAACCGCAAATACGACATCAAGCAGCTGCTCGACGCCTGCCGGGCCTATCCGGGCCTGTCGAACGCGCGCCGCATCACGTTCGAATACGTGATGCTGAAAGGCGTGAACGATTCGGACGCCGATGCCCGCGAGCTCGTGCGCCTGCTGAAAGGCATCCCGGCGAAGATCAACCTGATCCCGTTCAATCCCTGGCCCGGCTCGAAATACGAGTGCTCGGACTGGGAGCGGATCGAGCGCTTCTCCGAGATCGTCTACCGGGCCGGCTACGCCTCCCCGGTCCGCACCCCTCGCGGGCGCGACATCCTCGCGGCCTGCGGCCAGCTCAAGAGCGAGACCGAGAAACTCCGCGCCCGCGCCCGCATGATGGCCGAACAGGGCATCGGGGCCGAAGGCGTCTACGCGGTGGGGAACGGGGAATAG